The Erythrobacter insulae genome window below encodes:
- a CDS encoding IlvD/Edd family dehydratase, producing MTENNAKTLRSRDWFNNFERMDMTALYLERFMNYGVTPEELRSGKPIIGIAQSGSDLSPCNRIHIDLAKRTRDGIRDAGGIPIEFPVHPIFENCRRPTAALDRNLLYLGLVELLNGYPIDGVVLTTGCDKTTPAQIMAASTVDIPAIVLSGGPMLDGWHDGELVGSGTVIWRSRRKLSAGEIDEEEFLERATKSAPSAGHCNSMGTASTMNAVAEAIGLSLTGCAAIPAPYRERGQMAYRTGKRIVEMVAEDLRPSRILTRDAFLNAIATVSVCGGSSNAQPHIIAMARHAGVELEPQVWQEHGYDLPLLVNMQPAGAYLGERFHRAGGVPAAMWELMNAGKLKGETLTCTGKSIADNLSGSESNDREMIRRFDEPLMEKAGFLVLSGNLFDFGILKTSVISEDFRKRYLSRDGNEGVFEARAIVFDGSDDYHHRINDPELNIDADCILVIRGSGVIGWPGSAEVVNMQPPDALIREGIAWLPTLGDGRQSGTSDSPSILNISPESAAGGGLSWLKTGDIIRVDLNAQTCSALVDDNEIERRIANDPAPEIPESQTPWEELFREKSSQLSEGGVMEFALKYRKTSKKLPRHNH from the coding sequence GTGACCGAAAATAACGCCAAAACGCTGCGGTCGCGGGATTGGTTCAACAATTTCGAACGCATGGATATGACAGCGCTCTATCTTGAGCGATTTATGAATTACGGCGTCACGCCAGAGGAATTGCGCAGCGGCAAACCAATCATCGGCATTGCGCAATCAGGCAGTGATCTAAGCCCTTGCAACCGCATCCATATCGATTTGGCAAAACGAACCCGAGACGGCATTCGCGACGCTGGCGGGATTCCCATCGAGTTTCCGGTGCATCCTATTTTCGAGAACTGCCGGAGGCCCACCGCCGCGCTTGACCGTAACCTGCTGTATCTGGGTTTGGTTGAATTGCTTAATGGCTATCCGATTGACGGGGTGGTCCTGACGACAGGGTGCGACAAGACGACGCCTGCACAAATCATGGCCGCAAGCACAGTCGACATCCCCGCGATTGTCTTGTCCGGCGGCCCGATGCTGGATGGCTGGCACGACGGGGAGCTGGTGGGCTCGGGAACGGTTATCTGGCGAAGTCGTCGCAAGCTATCTGCGGGAGAAATTGACGAAGAGGAATTTCTCGAGAGGGCTACTAAAAGCGCACCGTCTGCCGGGCATTGCAATTCAATGGGCACTGCCAGCACAATGAACGCAGTTGCCGAAGCAATCGGCCTTTCTCTTACGGGGTGCGCTGCAATTCCGGCGCCTTACCGTGAGCGGGGCCAAATGGCATACCGGACTGGTAAGCGCATCGTAGAAATGGTGGCCGAGGATTTGCGTCCGTCGCGGATTTTGACCCGCGATGCCTTTTTGAATGCGATTGCGACAGTCAGCGTGTGCGGTGGTTCTTCAAATGCTCAACCGCACATCATCGCTATGGCGCGCCATGCCGGTGTCGAGCTCGAGCCGCAGGTATGGCAAGAGCACGGCTATGACTTGCCGCTGCTGGTCAATATGCAGCCAGCTGGTGCTTATTTAGGTGAGCGGTTCCACCGCGCGGGTGGGGTGCCTGCGGCGATGTGGGAACTGATGAATGCCGGCAAGTTGAAGGGCGAAACCTTGACATGCACAGGCAAGAGCATTGCCGATAATCTCAGCGGTAGCGAAAGCAATGATCGCGAGATGATCCGGAGGTTTGATGAACCGCTGATGGAAAAGGCAGGCTTTTTGGTTCTGTCTGGGAATTTGTTCGACTTCGGGATATTGAAGACCTCCGTTATTTCTGAAGACTTCAGAAAGCGATATTTGTCACGGGATGGCAATGAAGGCGTGTTTGAAGCACGGGCAATCGTGTTTGATGGCTCAGACGATTATCATCACCGGATAAATGATCCCGAGCTAAACATCGATGCAGACTGCATTCTGGTCATCCGGGGATCTGGCGTGATCGGCTGGCCGGGCAGCGCAGAAGTGGTCAATATGCAGCCGCCTGACGCGCTGATCCGCGAAGGTATCGCTTGGTTGCCGACGCTGGGCGATGGCCGTCAGTCAGGCACTTCGGACAGCCCGTCTATACTCAACATCTCGCCTGAAAGCGCGGCTGGCGGCGGGCTATCCTGGCTCAAGACAGGTGACATTATTCGCGTCGATCTGAACGCCCAGACGTGTAGCGCGCTGGTTGACGACAATGAAATCGAGCGCCGCATTGCGAATGACCCGGCGCCAGAGATACCTGAATCTCAAACGCCGTGGGAAGAGCTGTTCCGTGAGAAGAGTAGCCAGTTGAGCGAAGGCGGCGTGATGGAATTCGCGCTGAAATATCGCAAGACGTCTAAAAAGCTACCGCGCCACAATCACTGA
- a CDS encoding LacI family DNA-binding transcriptional regulator, which yields MAMQAVMEAGKPEGYKKRVKQRGGNAPTIADVAAQAKCSPMTVSRVINGGSRVKAETHEAVMRAVRKLNYTPNRAARSLAGGQQLRIALMFDNPSASYLAEFLMGALDEASSNDIHLEVQSCENLSEALPIMHKLHEGGIKGFILPPPLCDDQAVMDLANELDAVAIAVGPGKATDAHGSVMIDDFQAAYDMTKHIIGLGHSRIGFIIGNPEQVASGRRLNGYLAALNDAGLDVIDDLIVQGRFTYRSGMAATELLLKVDPRPTAIFASNDDMAAAAVAVAHRQHLDVPTDLTVCGFDDTEMASTIWPELTTIRQPIRQMTACAVSKIARIVSAKRTRSNGPAECTTLPYELIRRDSDAAPSLAKRTSSGSGQL from the coding sequence ATGGCTATGCAAGCTGTCATGGAGGCAGGGAAGCCCGAGGGCTACAAAAAGCGCGTGAAACAGCGCGGCGGAAACGCGCCTACGATCGCCGATGTCGCAGCGCAGGCCAAATGTTCCCCCATGACTGTCAGCCGTGTAATTAATGGTGGTAGCCGCGTGAAAGCGGAAACGCACGAAGCGGTCATGAGGGCTGTTCGCAAGCTTAATTATACGCCCAATCGGGCCGCGCGCAGTCTGGCCGGCGGGCAGCAGCTGCGGATTGCCTTGATGTTCGACAATCCATCGGCGTCATATTTGGCCGAATTTTTGATGGGCGCGCTGGATGAGGCATCCAGCAACGATATCCATTTGGAGGTTCAGAGCTGTGAGAACCTCAGTGAAGCTTTGCCCATCATGCACAAGTTGCACGAAGGTGGGATAAAAGGATTCATCTTACCACCGCCTCTATGCGACGATCAGGCGGTCATGGATTTAGCGAACGAATTGGACGCGGTGGCTATCGCGGTCGGTCCGGGCAAAGCGACCGATGCGCATGGATCGGTCATGATCGACGATTTCCAAGCGGCCTACGATATGACCAAACATATTATCGGTCTTGGTCATAGCCGGATCGGTTTTATAATCGGCAATCCCGAACAGGTCGCCAGCGGACGCAGGCTCAACGGATATCTTGCCGCGCTGAATGACGCCGGGCTCGATGTGATTGATGACTTGATAGTCCAAGGGCGTTTCACATATCGTTCGGGCATGGCGGCAACAGAATTGCTGCTGAAGGTTGATCCCCGACCCACGGCGATCTTTGCTTCAAACGATGATATGGCGGCGGCTGCTGTTGCAGTGGCGCATCGTCAACATCTTGATGTTCCGACTGATCTGACCGTTTGCGGATTTGACGATACGGAGATGGCCAGCACGATCTGGCCGGAATTAACCACCATTCGCCAACCCATCCGCCAAATGACAGCGTGTGCCGTATCGAAAATTGCCCGTATCGTGAGCGCGAAACGGACACGAAGCAACGGGCCCGCCGAATGTACGACGCTACCATATGAATTGATCCGCCGGGATTCCGACGCGGCGCCGAGTCTGGCCAAACGTACAAGCAGTGGGTCTGGACAGTTGTGA
- a CDS encoding glycoside hydrolase family 3 N-terminal domain-containing protein: MGILKSTAFAACVSLMALSASYSGTAMAQESLTDTVQRPVAEALYWDASAPTEQRVEDLIARMTLEEKIGQMVTIWNDKPKIQDEDNFFAPEKASELYPDGLGFFARPSDLKGPGSPRVNTPRSIEESIRYVNALQRWSREQTRLGIPVLTHEESLHGLAALNATSFPQSIALASTWDPELVRSINDYIASEVRARGVHQVLSPVVDIARDPRWGRIEETFGEDPYLVGEMGVAAVEGLRGVGKDPKLKPGQVMPTLKHMTGHGQPESGTNIGPAQISERTLREMFFPPFQQVVERTAIDAVMASYNEIDGIPSHSSSWLLQDILRGEWKFDGTVVSDYYAIEEMVSRHNIAADVPAAAKIALEAGVDVDLPSGISFSTLTDQVKDGSVSMAAIDTAVRRILTMKFNAGLFEDPFVDDAAPALRSNGTEGRALARRAAEKSLILLKNDGALPLALPDTAADTPTIAVIGPNADVARLGGYYGIPRDTVTPLEGIRNLVGNRANIVHSPGVVITEDDDWWEDKVTLGDPAENRKMIAEAVRTAENADTIVLFIGDTEQTSREGWAEAHLGDRTSLDLVGEQNELFAALKELGKPIVTVLINGRPPSYLQVAEQSDAILEAWYAGEQQGNAIADALFGQVNPGGKLPVTVARNAGQLPFFYNHKPSARRGYLFDDAAPLYPFGFGLSYTSFDMAAPTLSSASIASGEDVTVRVRVTNTGNMTGDEVVQVYLRDMVSSVTRPVKELVGFERVTLDAGASTTVSVTIDADSFAFWNRDMERVVEPGEFSVMVGPNSQDLQTITLTISQ; encoded by the coding sequence ATGGGCATTCTCAAGAGCACTGCGTTTGCAGCATGTGTCAGTCTCATGGCGCTATCAGCCAGCTATTCCGGCACCGCTATGGCACAAGAATCGCTGACAGATACGGTGCAGCGGCCGGTAGCTGAAGCGCTCTACTGGGATGCCTCCGCCCCTACCGAACAACGCGTCGAAGATCTGATCGCCCGGATGACGCTGGAAGAAAAGATCGGACAGATGGTCACCATCTGGAACGACAAGCCGAAAATACAGGATGAGGACAATTTTTTCGCGCCCGAAAAAGCGTCAGAACTCTATCCCGACGGACTAGGCTTTTTTGCGCGTCCATCTGACCTGAAGGGTCCGGGAAGCCCGCGCGTCAACACACCGCGAAGCATCGAAGAATCGATCCGTTACGTCAATGCGCTGCAGCGCTGGTCACGGGAGCAGACAAGATTGGGCATCCCGGTTCTAACACACGAAGAATCATTGCATGGCCTGGCTGCCCTGAACGCCACCAGCTTCCCACAATCTATCGCTTTGGCTTCGACTTGGGATCCCGAACTGGTGCGCAGCATCAATGACTACATCGCCAGCGAGGTTCGCGCGCGCGGTGTGCATCAGGTGCTATCGCCGGTGGTTGATATTGCGCGCGACCCGCGCTGGGGCCGTATCGAAGAGACATTCGGTGAAGACCCCTATCTGGTTGGGGAGATGGGCGTAGCAGCTGTCGAAGGCTTGCGCGGAGTGGGGAAGGACCCCAAGCTTAAACCGGGTCAGGTCATGCCAACCCTGAAGCATATGACCGGGCATGGTCAGCCCGAAAGCGGCACCAATATCGGCCCTGCACAGATTTCCGAACGAACATTGCGTGAAATGTTCTTCCCGCCTTTTCAGCAGGTGGTCGAGCGGACCGCCATCGATGCGGTCATGGCGAGCTATAACGAGATCGACGGCATCCCAAGTCATTCCAGTTCGTGGCTGCTTCAAGACATCCTGCGTGGTGAATGGAAATTCGATGGTACCGTAGTGTCGGATTATTACGCGATTGAAGAAATGGTGTCGCGGCACAATATCGCTGCTGACGTGCCAGCCGCAGCCAAGATCGCTTTGGAAGCAGGCGTCGATGTAGATTTGCCCAGCGGAATATCTTTCTCGACGCTCACTGATCAGGTGAAAGACGGTTCGGTTTCGATGGCAGCGATCGACACTGCTGTCCGCCGCATCCTGACGATGAAATTCAACGCGGGTCTGTTTGAAGATCCCTTCGTGGATGATGCTGCACCTGCGCTTCGTTCTAATGGCACCGAAGGGCGCGCCCTCGCTCGCCGCGCGGCTGAAAAATCACTCATTCTGCTCAAGAATGACGGAGCATTGCCTCTGGCGCTACCCGATACGGCGGCTGACACACCGACAATCGCCGTCATCGGCCCGAATGCTGATGTGGCGCGCTTGGGCGGTTACTATGGTATTCCTCGCGACACTGTGACGCCGCTAGAGGGCATTCGTAATCTGGTCGGCAACCGGGCAAACATCGTGCATTCTCCAGGTGTGGTCATCACCGAAGATGATGACTGGTGGGAAGATAAAGTCACTCTTGGCGATCCGGCTGAGAACCGGAAGATGATTGCAGAGGCTGTCAGAACGGCTGAGAACGCGGACACCATCGTTTTGTTTATCGGAGACACCGAACAAACAAGCCGCGAGGGTTGGGCCGAGGCGCATCTGGGCGACAGAACAAGCCTTGATCTGGTTGGAGAGCAGAATGAGCTCTTCGCCGCACTGAAGGAACTGGGCAAACCAATCGTTACGGTCCTGATTAATGGCCGCCCACCAAGCTATCTACAGGTGGCCGAACAATCCGACGCAATTTTGGAAGCGTGGTACGCGGGCGAGCAACAAGGCAATGCTATTGCTGACGCATTGTTCGGACAGGTAAACCCCGGTGGCAAACTACCGGTTACTGTCGCCCGGAACGCCGGACAATTGCCATTTTTCTACAATCACAAACCGAGCGCACGGCGCGGATATCTTTTCGATGACGCCGCGCCGCTGTATCCGTTTGGCTTCGGCCTTTCTTATACCAGCTTTGACATGGCTGCGCCGACCTTATCCTCGGCAAGCATTGCGAGCGGTGAAGATGTGACAGTGCGTGTTCGCGTTACCAATACCGGCAACATGACCGGCGATGAGGTCGTCCAAGTATATCTTCGCGACATGGTCAGCTCAGTTACGCGCCCGGTCAAGGAGTTGGTCGGGTTTGAACGCGTCACGCTTGACGCTGGTGCCTCGACGACCGTGAGTGTGACTATTGATGCTGACAGCTTTGCATTTTGGAACCGCGATATGGAGCGCGTCGTCGAACCTGGTGAATTCAGCGTCATGGTGGGGCCCAATTCGCAGGACCTCCAAACGATTACGCTGACCATCTCGCAATAG
- a CDS encoding endo-1,4-beta-xylanase: MPAAACTPILTAPVAPPAVTATGSLDFLARSGRRRFGTAIAHGVANENSGSVANRRYAALVKSECGLVVPENAMKWQSIRPSPDRYDFSQMDTIVRWAKANDIDVRGHVLLWHRPEWFPDWLNTYDFGTSPASEAGRILSDHIRTVTERYADTIVSHDVVNEAIDHATNRPIETSLSRAMGSPEAVMDLAFHSAREGLPNAQLVYNDYMSWEPAHADHMAAVLRLLEGFKKRGTPVDALGIQSHIEIMGVDPATGVGPYREREWRKFLDEVTGMGYRLLITEFDVKDKALPADIATRDRLVAEYTRRYFDVMMDYDSMLDDILVWGMVDQYNWLQYFDPSKRADGLEVRGTPYSSDYRPKPMRDVLAQVLSRS, encoded by the coding sequence ATGCCCGCTGCGGCATGCACACCAATTCTGACCGCGCCAGTTGCACCGCCAGCCGTGACTGCAACCGGCAGCCTTGATTTCTTAGCGAGGAGCGGCAGAAGGCGCTTCGGCACGGCTATTGCTCACGGAGTAGCAAACGAAAATTCAGGATCCGTTGCTAACCGGAGATACGCCGCTTTGGTGAAGTCTGAATGCGGTTTGGTCGTCCCTGAAAATGCCATGAAGTGGCAATCTATCCGTCCTTCGCCAGATCGGTATGATTTTTCGCAAATGGACACAATCGTCCGCTGGGCAAAGGCGAATGATATAGATGTGCGCGGACATGTACTGCTGTGGCACCGACCAGAATGGTTTCCAGATTGGCTCAACACTTATGATTTCGGGACCTCACCAGCTAGCGAAGCGGGACGAATACTAAGCGACCATATCCGCACAGTGACCGAACGCTACGCTGACACGATCGTAAGCCATGATGTAGTCAACGAGGCGATAGATCATGCGACCAACCGGCCGATCGAAACCAGTCTCAGCCGCGCGATGGGTAGTCCCGAAGCGGTAATGGACCTGGCCTTCCACAGCGCACGGGAGGGTCTGCCAAACGCCCAGCTGGTCTATAATGACTATATGAGTTGGGAGCCTGCCCACGCCGATCACATGGCCGCGGTTCTGCGCCTTCTCGAAGGGTTCAAGAAACGCGGTACGCCGGTCGATGCGCTGGGGATCCAGAGCCATATTGAAATTATGGGAGTCGATCCCGCCACCGGAGTCGGTCCCTACCGCGAACGCGAATGGCGCAAGTTCCTCGATGAGGTAACGGGCATGGGATATCGCCTTCTGATCACTGAATTCGACGTCAAGGATAAGGCATTGCCCGCCGATATCGCTACGCGCGACCGCTTGGTCGCTGAGTACACGCGTCGCTATTTCGATGTGATGATGGATTATGACTCGATGCTGGACGATATTCTCGTGTGGGGCATGGTCGATCAATACAATTGGCTACAGTACTTTGATCCGTCCAAGAGGGCCGACGGGCTAGAAGTGCGCGGTACGCCCTATAGTAGCGACTATCGCCCAAAGCCTATGCGTGATGTTTTGGCGCAGGTTCTGAGCCGCAGCTGA
- a CDS encoding TonB-dependent receptor, producing MKTFDQMALSAAERAILGKGALLRSGASMLAIGSLLLSSNVLAQETAQEPVDPETEVEADAAEGNVIVVSGIRASLISAQNIKRDANTVVDAITADDIGALADRSVTEALQRVPGVAINRFAGSNDPDHFSVEGSGVTIRGLNYVRSEFNGRTAFSAGVGGQALNFADVPPELLGSVIINKNSTADMIEGGISGTVNLVTRKSLDDPGFNVAFSAEGNYGDFAKEWSPTFSGLISNTWDTEIGTFGILVSGTFSQIRNRADGIQVTNFQARDNTLVAAANTGGALTCRNPLPGDGDTTTLPPGGAACGTFGAGGPDGFADLADLRFAPLGPQFRSQEFDRKRDGFSVAAQFESIDERTVVTAEFIRSHTTNSWGEHTFETGPDLAEYNTYPIGCLQNENGPGGTARAECPVGGFENYVYDDTGLFQSGYITSPNNGWRGDPGNGAAFTSIGGLQQVLSRRQVEDETTNEDYSLNLRTELTDKLTIELDAQYATSRKENLDFSVFGSTFADSELDLTGDLPVGVPHIPNFTSYSWQGGPNANLDGLTDAEYFVDPRVQFWRAAMDHIEDSEGDQFAFQADVEYEFGYDSFIRKAKVGARFSERDTTVRYTTYNWGVLSEVWGANGDVVRFGDTDPSNYEIYDFDNFFRGDTAAPPAALYYSGDLISGYDEATNFALGVNQEFQNRGGPAGWVPLAQRPGALDGSPFIPSDIQRLKQRDTAAYAMLEFGSDDLLGDVRFAGNIGVRYVNLDTRSFGNISAPSAQQLGIADPFTVRCTAQGPNGPVPSTEPLCLQGEAAYNNLRAFAGNGSAGTNSIRGETFDYFLPSINMRFGLTDDLILRLAASNVLTRPDNALLRNFLDITLDQAGNLTAQGGNADLAPATAWTYDVSLEWYFAPVGSLTLNAFYKDIDNFFFQDLVNQDITNNGVTQTVLVRGPANFQGGGKIKGFEVAYQQTYDFLPGPLDGLGVQANYTYIDSDGLPNTFLNGPDLANNSTVAPGGNLPLEQLSKHNVNATVFYEKGPVSLRAAYNWRSRFLLTASDVIFPFYSIFNEETGQLDGSIFFRVTDDVQIGVQGVNLLNETTETLQAYTGDANVLAPRSFFTNDRRFSFILRGKF from the coding sequence GTGAAAACTTTTGATCAAATGGCGTTGTCGGCGGCCGAGCGCGCAATACTTGGTAAAGGCGCGCTTCTGCGTTCCGGTGCATCAATGTTGGCTATTGGTAGCCTATTGCTGTCGTCTAATGTGCTGGCGCAAGAAACGGCGCAGGAGCCTGTCGACCCGGAAACGGAAGTCGAGGCTGATGCAGCCGAAGGCAATGTAATCGTCGTAAGCGGTATCCGCGCATCTTTGATTTCTGCGCAGAACATCAAACGAGACGCAAACACGGTCGTGGACGCGATTACAGCGGACGATATCGGCGCACTCGCTGATCGTTCTGTCACAGAGGCTTTGCAGCGTGTCCCCGGTGTCGCGATCAACCGTTTTGCCGGCTCCAACGATCCCGATCACTTCTCGGTCGAGGGGTCGGGCGTCACGATTCGCGGACTGAACTACGTCCGCTCCGAATTTAACGGCCGTACCGCATTTTCTGCTGGTGTCGGTGGGCAGGCGTTGAACTTTGCCGATGTCCCGCCCGAGCTTCTGGGCTCCGTGATCATCAACAAAAACTCTACTGCTGATATGATCGAAGGCGGAATTTCCGGTACGGTCAATCTTGTAACGCGCAAATCGCTTGATGATCCAGGCTTCAATGTCGCATTCAGTGCAGAGGGCAATTACGGCGATTTCGCAAAGGAATGGTCGCCAACATTCTCCGGCCTCATCAGCAACACCTGGGATACCGAAATTGGTACCTTTGGCATTCTGGTCAGTGGTACATTCTCCCAAATCCGTAACCGTGCCGACGGTATTCAGGTCACAAACTTCCAAGCCCGCGACAACACGCTGGTTGCTGCTGCCAACACCGGCGGTGCATTGACTTGCCGGAACCCTCTGCCCGGCGATGGCGATACGACCACCTTGCCACCAGGCGGCGCGGCATGCGGAACATTTGGCGCTGGCGGACCAGACGGATTTGCCGATCTCGCAGACCTGCGCTTCGCTCCACTCGGTCCGCAATTCCGGTCGCAGGAGTTTGACCGTAAGCGCGATGGTTTCTCGGTCGCTGCGCAATTTGAATCAATTGATGAGCGTACAGTTGTAACCGCCGAGTTCATTCGTTCACACACTACCAACAGCTGGGGTGAGCATACTTTTGAAACCGGCCCCGATCTTGCGGAATATAACACTTATCCGATCGGATGCTTGCAGAACGAGAATGGCCCGGGCGGTACCGCGCGGGCTGAGTGTCCCGTCGGCGGCTTCGAAAACTACGTCTATGACGACACAGGCCTGTTCCAATCGGGGTATATTACCAGCCCAAATAACGGTTGGCGCGGTGATCCGGGCAACGGCGCGGCGTTCACATCAATCGGTGGCCTGCAACAGGTCTTGTCCCGCCGGCAAGTTGAAGACGAAACAACCAACGAAGACTATTCGCTTAATTTGCGAACTGAGCTGACCGATAAATTGACGATCGAGCTCGATGCGCAATACGCGACATCACGCAAAGAAAACCTCGATTTCTCTGTCTTTGGCTCGACGTTTGCGGATTCTGAGCTGGATCTCACCGGTGATTTGCCCGTCGGAGTTCCTCATATTCCAAACTTCACCAGCTATTCTTGGCAGGGTGGGCCAAACGCAAACCTAGATGGTCTCACGGATGCCGAATACTTCGTCGACCCACGCGTTCAGTTTTGGCGCGCCGCAATGGATCACATCGAGGACAGCGAAGGCGATCAGTTCGCCTTCCAAGCTGATGTAGAGTACGAATTTGGTTACGATTCCTTCATTCGTAAAGCGAAAGTCGGAGCGCGCTTTTCCGAACGTGACACGACGGTCCGTTACACAACCTACAACTGGGGTGTGTTGAGCGAAGTCTGGGGTGCCAATGGTGACGTTGTCCGTTTCGGCGATACCGATCCAAGCAACTACGAAATCTACGACTTTGACAACTTCTTCCGCGGTGACACGGCGGCCCCTCCGGCGGCGCTGTATTACTCGGGTGATCTGATCAGCGGCTATGACGAGGCGACCAATTTCGCCTTGGGTGTAAACCAAGAATTCCAAAACCGTGGTGGACCCGCTGGTTGGGTTCCGCTGGCTCAACGTCCGGGCGCACTTGATGGTTCGCCATTCATTCCAAGCGACATTCAACGTCTGAAACAACGTGATACTGCGGCCTATGCGATGTTGGAGTTCGGCTCCGATGACCTGCTGGGCGATGTTCGCTTTGCCGGCAATATCGGGGTTCGCTATGTGAATCTGGATACGCGATCATTCGGCAATATCAGCGCGCCAAGCGCTCAACAATTAGGTATTGCCGATCCATTTACGGTCCGCTGTACAGCGCAGGGACCAAACGGGCCGGTGCCAAGCACCGAACCGCTGTGTTTGCAGGGCGAAGCAGCCTATAACAACCTTCGGGCATTCGCCGGAAATGGATCAGCGGGTACAAATAGCATCCGCGGCGAAACATTCGATTATTTCCTCCCGAGCATCAATATGCGGTTCGGGCTGACAGATGATCTGATCTTGCGTTTAGCGGCCTCGAATGTGTTGACGCGGCCAGACAATGCGTTGCTGCGCAACTTCCTCGATATCACTTTGGATCAGGCAGGAAATCTGACTGCGCAAGGCGGTAACGCGGATCTGGCACCGGCCACAGCGTGGACCTATGACGTGTCGCTCGAATGGTATTTTGCGCCAGTCGGTTCGTTGACGCTCAACGCATTCTACAAAGACATAGACAACTTCTTCTTCCAGGATTTGGTCAATCAGGACATCACCAATAACGGCGTTACGCAAACTGTATTGGTACGCGGACCTGCCAACTTCCAAGGCGGAGGCAAGATCAAAGGCTTTGAAGTTGCATATCAGCAAACTTACGACTTCCTGCCTGGACCGCTTGACGGATTGGGTGTGCAAGCGAACTATACCTATATCGATAGTGACGGTCTGCCGAACACGTTCTTGAATGGGCCAGATTTGGCTAATAACTCGACCGTTGCGCCGGGCGGAAACCTGCCACTCGAGCAGCTATCGAAACACAACGTCAACGCGACGGTGTTCTACGAGAAGGGGCCGGTAAGTCTCCGAGCCGCGTATAATTGGCGCTCGCGCTTCTTGCTAACAGCGTCTGACGTCATCTTCCCGTTCTATTCGATTTTCAATGAAGAGACCGGGCAATTGGATGGTTCGATCTTCTTCAGAGTTACCGATGATGTTCAGATCGGCGTGCAGGGCGTCAACTTGCTCAATGAAACGACGGAGACGTTGCAGGCCTATACCGGCGATGCGAATGTCTTGGCGCCGCGATCATTCTTTACGAATGACCGAAGGTTCTCGTTCATTTTAAGGGGTAAGTTCTAA